A DNA window from Hordeum vulgare subsp. vulgare chromosome 1H, MorexV3_pseudomolecules_assembly, whole genome shotgun sequence contains the following coding sequences:
- the LOC123413529 gene encoding wall-associated receptor kinase 3-like isoform X1 gives MDVPHPFGIGPVGCYWPGFELTCDRSSNPPRLFLDSEGDLLSVQEISLRNNTVRVLVDGATKLLTSMFFRSDGSLDSVFRGSGDTPYSLLANSNELILIGCNVQAFLLDIDGQATITGCTSFCPVTRSTGNTYASRQVPSGGSDRYCYGIGCCQARISLSPNNMPVSWEISIIDENQVTQGKNSSPPVMLIAAEGWFDQRQVSDMLARDFQHHRSVSRSELHVPVILQWEVVQGLPDQPADAKSQHLTTTICPAEVAKAVCKSKHSDCKRGSRGYLCQCSNGYDGNPYDQHGCKGNTYSPSCTISCICIRRIYRFCFFLPGGLMSLNTGIYIIVGVAIGAAVIFSFFIAFFISKKIKHRRAQMLKRHFFLKNRGQVLQQLVSQRADIAERMVITLEEIEKATNNFDKTRELGGGGHGVVYKGILSDLHVVAIKKPKRVVQKEIDEFINEVAILSQINHRNVVKLYGCCLETEVPLLVYEFISNGTLYEHLHVEGPRSLSLDDRLRIATETAKSLAYLHSTASIPIIHRDIKSANILLDDTLMAKVADFGASRYIPMDRSGVTTMVQGTIGYLDPMYFYTQRLTEKSDVYSFGVILIELWTRKKPFAYISTDGEGLVAHFSALFAEGNLSQILDQQVIDEGGKEVEEVAALAKACVQLRGEDRPTMRQVELTLEGLPVYRKYMVDSVSAQEFERNGILINGPWVGDERSSEESSRQYSMEEEYMLSSRYPR, from the exons ATGGACGTGCCGCACCCATTCGGAATTGGCCCGGTTGGTTGCTACTGGCCAGGGTTCGAGCTCACCTGCGATCGCAGCAGCAACCCGCCACGGCTGTTCCTCGACAGCGAGGGCGACCTCCTTTCCGTCCAGGAGATCTCCCTACGAAACAACACAGTGCGCGTCCTCGTCGACGGTGCGACCAAACTGTTGACCAGTATGTTTTTCCGTTCTGACGGAAGTTTGGACAGTGTCTTCAGGGGTAGTGGAGACACGCCCTATTCACTTTTAGCCAACAGCAACGAGCTCATCCTCATAGGGTGCAACGTTCAGGCGTTTCTGCTTGACATcgatggccaggccaccatcaccGGTTGCACCTCCTTCTGCCCCGTCACCAGATCAACCGGCAATACCTACGCCTCGAGGCAGGTACCGTCTGGCGGCAGCGACAGGTACTGCTATGGCATTGGCTGCTGCCAGGCTCGCATCTCCCTGTCCCCTAACAACATGCCCGTATCGTGGGAGATCAGCATAATCGACGAGAACCAGGTAACGCAGGGCAAGAATTCATCGCCTCCGGTCATGCTGATCGCGGCGGAGGGGTGGTTTGACCAGCGGCAGGTCTCCGACATGCTGGCCCGAGACTTTCAGCACCACCGTAGCGTATCCAGATCTGAATTGCACGTTCCCGTTATTTTACAATGGGAGGTCGTGCAAGGGTTGCCGGATCAGCCGGCTGACGCCAAGTCGCAGCATCTGACGACGACGATTTGTCCGGCGGAGGTAGCCAAAGCTGTCTGTAAGAGCAAGCACAGTGATTGCAAACGTGGGAGCAGAGGCTATTTGTGCCAGTGCAGCAATGGCTACGACGGCAACCCCTACGACCAACACGGATGCAAAGGTAACACATATTCTCCATCTTGTACTatctcatgtatatgcatcaggcgAATTTACCGTTTTTGTTTCTTCCTCCCAGGTGGCCTGATGTCCTTGAATACAG GCATATACATTATTGTGGGAGTTGCTATTGGGGCTGCCGTCATATTTTCGTTCTTCATTGCATTCTTCATTTCAAAAAAGATTAAGCACCGGCGGGCACAAATGTTGAAGCGGCATTTCTTCTTGAAGAATCGTGGACAGGTGTTGCAACAGTTGGTATCTCAAAGAGCCGATATCGCGGAAAGAATGGTTATCACCTTGGAAGAGATTGAGAAGGCCACAAACAATTTTGATAAAACACGTGAGCTTGGTGGCGGAGGGCATGGCGTGGTTTACAAAGGGATCTTATCGGAccttcatgttgttgccatcaagaaaCCAAAGAGAGTGGTTCAAAAGGAGATTGATGAGTTTATTAATGAGGTTGCCATCCTATCACAGATCAACCATAGAAATGTAGTAAAACTATATGGTTGCTGCCTTGAAACCGAAGTTCCCTTGTTGGTTTATGAGTTCATATCCAATGGTACACTTTATGAGCATCTTCACGTTGAGGGGCCAAGATCTTTGTCATTGGATGATAGGTTGCGGATAGCAACTGAAACAGCTAAATCTCTAGCATATCTTCACTCGACGGCTTCAATACCTATCATCCACAGAGATATCAAGTCTGCTAACATACTTCTGGATGATACTCTAATGGCAAAGGTGGCTGATTTTGGTGCTTCAAGATACATTCCCATGGATAGGTCAGGCGTAACAACAATGGTGCAAGGTACAATCGGATATTTGGACCCCATGTACTTTTACACACAAAGGCTCACGGAGAAGAGCGATGTTTATAGTTTTGGTGTCATTCTTATAGAACTGTGGACCAGAAAGAAGCCATTTGCGTACATTTCGACGGACGGTGAAGGCCTCGTTGCACATTTTTCTGCTTTGTTCGCTGAAGGCAATTTGTCACAAATACTAGACCAACAAGTTATTGATGAAGGAGgcaaagaagtggaagaagtcgcCGCCCTTGCTAAGGCATGTGTACAATTAAGAGGAGAGGATCGTCCGACCATGAGACAAGTAGAGTTGACATTGGAAGGCCTTCCAGTATACAGAAAGTACATGGTAGATAGCGTGTCGGCCCAGGAATTTGAGAGGAATGGTATTCTGATAAATGGCCCTTGGGTtggagatgaaagaagtagtgaagaATCGTCAAGACAATATAGCATGGAAGAAGAGTACATGTTATCCTCAAGGTATCCTCGATAG
- the LOC123413529 gene encoding wall-associated receptor kinase 3-like isoform X2, with translation MDVPHPFGIGPVGCYWPGFELTCDRSSNPPRLFLDSEGDLLSVQEISLRNNTVRVLVDGATKLLTSMFFRSDGSLDSVFRGSGDTPYSLLANSNELILIGCNVQAFLLDIDGQATITGCTSFCPVTRSTGNTYASRQVPSGGSDRYCYGIGCCQARISLSPNNMPVSWEISIIDENQVTQGKNSSPPVMLIAAEGWFDQRQVSDMLARDFQHHRSVSRSELHVPVILQWEVVQGLPDQPADAKSQHLTTTICPAEVAKAVCKSKHSDCKRGSRGYLCQCSNGYDGNPYDQHGCKGGLMSLNTGIYIIVGVAIGAAVIFSFFIAFFISKKIKHRRAQMLKRHFFLKNRGQVLQQLVSQRADIAERMVITLEEIEKATNNFDKTRELGGGGHGVVYKGILSDLHVVAIKKPKRVVQKEIDEFINEVAILSQINHRNVVKLYGCCLETEVPLLVYEFISNGTLYEHLHVEGPRSLSLDDRLRIATETAKSLAYLHSTASIPIIHRDIKSANILLDDTLMAKVADFGASRYIPMDRSGVTTMVQGTIGYLDPMYFYTQRLTEKSDVYSFGVILIELWTRKKPFAYISTDGEGLVAHFSALFAEGNLSQILDQQVIDEGGKEVEEVAALAKACVQLRGEDRPTMRQVELTLEGLPVYRKYMVDSVSAQEFERNGILINGPWVGDERSSEESSRQYSMEEEYMLSSRYPR, from the exons ATGGACGTGCCGCACCCATTCGGAATTGGCCCGGTTGGTTGCTACTGGCCAGGGTTCGAGCTCACCTGCGATCGCAGCAGCAACCCGCCACGGCTGTTCCTCGACAGCGAGGGCGACCTCCTTTCCGTCCAGGAGATCTCCCTACGAAACAACACAGTGCGCGTCCTCGTCGACGGTGCGACCAAACTGTTGACCAGTATGTTTTTCCGTTCTGACGGAAGTTTGGACAGTGTCTTCAGGGGTAGTGGAGACACGCCCTATTCACTTTTAGCCAACAGCAACGAGCTCATCCTCATAGGGTGCAACGTTCAGGCGTTTCTGCTTGACATcgatggccaggccaccatcaccGGTTGCACCTCCTTCTGCCCCGTCACCAGATCAACCGGCAATACCTACGCCTCGAGGCAGGTACCGTCTGGCGGCAGCGACAGGTACTGCTATGGCATTGGCTGCTGCCAGGCTCGCATCTCCCTGTCCCCTAACAACATGCCCGTATCGTGGGAGATCAGCATAATCGACGAGAACCAGGTAACGCAGGGCAAGAATTCATCGCCTCCGGTCATGCTGATCGCGGCGGAGGGGTGGTTTGACCAGCGGCAGGTCTCCGACATGCTGGCCCGAGACTTTCAGCACCACCGTAGCGTATCCAGATCTGAATTGCACGTTCCCGTTATTTTACAATGGGAGGTCGTGCAAGGGTTGCCGGATCAGCCGGCTGACGCCAAGTCGCAGCATCTGACGACGACGATTTGTCCGGCGGAGGTAGCCAAAGCTGTCTGTAAGAGCAAGCACAGTGATTGCAAACGTGGGAGCAGAGGCTATTTGTGCCAGTGCAGCAATGGCTACGACGGCAACCCCTACGACCAACACGGATGCAAAG GTGGCCTGATGTCCTTGAATACAG GCATATACATTATTGTGGGAGTTGCTATTGGGGCTGCCGTCATATTTTCGTTCTTCATTGCATTCTTCATTTCAAAAAAGATTAAGCACCGGCGGGCACAAATGTTGAAGCGGCATTTCTTCTTGAAGAATCGTGGACAGGTGTTGCAACAGTTGGTATCTCAAAGAGCCGATATCGCGGAAAGAATGGTTATCACCTTGGAAGAGATTGAGAAGGCCACAAACAATTTTGATAAAACACGTGAGCTTGGTGGCGGAGGGCATGGCGTGGTTTACAAAGGGATCTTATCGGAccttcatgttgttgccatcaagaaaCCAAAGAGAGTGGTTCAAAAGGAGATTGATGAGTTTATTAATGAGGTTGCCATCCTATCACAGATCAACCATAGAAATGTAGTAAAACTATATGGTTGCTGCCTTGAAACCGAAGTTCCCTTGTTGGTTTATGAGTTCATATCCAATGGTACACTTTATGAGCATCTTCACGTTGAGGGGCCAAGATCTTTGTCATTGGATGATAGGTTGCGGATAGCAACTGAAACAGCTAAATCTCTAGCATATCTTCACTCGACGGCTTCAATACCTATCATCCACAGAGATATCAAGTCTGCTAACATACTTCTGGATGATACTCTAATGGCAAAGGTGGCTGATTTTGGTGCTTCAAGATACATTCCCATGGATAGGTCAGGCGTAACAACAATGGTGCAAGGTACAATCGGATATTTGGACCCCATGTACTTTTACACACAAAGGCTCACGGAGAAGAGCGATGTTTATAGTTTTGGTGTCATTCTTATAGAACTGTGGACCAGAAAGAAGCCATTTGCGTACATTTCGACGGACGGTGAAGGCCTCGTTGCACATTTTTCTGCTTTGTTCGCTGAAGGCAATTTGTCACAAATACTAGACCAACAAGTTATTGATGAAGGAGgcaaagaagtggaagaagtcgcCGCCCTTGCTAAGGCATGTGTACAATTAAGAGGAGAGGATCGTCCGACCATGAGACAAGTAGAGTTGACATTGGAAGGCCTTCCAGTATACAGAAAGTACATGGTAGATAGCGTGTCGGCCCAGGAATTTGAGAGGAATGGTATTCTGATAAATGGCCCTTGGGTtggagatgaaagaagtagtgaagaATCGTCAAGACAATATAGCATGGAAGAAGAGTACATGTTATCCTCAAGGTATCCTCGATAG
- the LOC123396388 gene encoding wall-associated receptor kinase 2-like, whose product MAPCITVSPVMMAAALMLLTSWSLLAGAVVNPEQAMGMPGCDITCGDMKVPYPFGMGAPSCYWPGFNLTCDRTGKTPRLLLGDGNLQVQDLDFVQSLLSVTHTGEIKTDAGGSGRLGGGLRDDGPYMLAADSELVLTGCNVRATLKDGGGATISSCSSVCEAGHEPVTYVPSRLQGQMLCTTIGCCQADIVTKKVAAGRKLSYGVQLDYFGGNRTADLERLPARVFVATKGWFKQRSVSDELLQTSRPPSQNAVVVPVWFTWEVVGHGVEPDSNATSEVCPENAARSVCRSNHSVCSKDAGARGYTCYCKGGYQGNAYVAGGCTDIDECKDQEENRCYGVCINTVGGYECLCPGGTHGDPSVPGSCFASNAVIFFRNSQPAAEDNLDSQK is encoded by the exons ATGGCGCCGTGCATAACCGTCTCGCCTGTTATGATGGCGGCGGCACTGATGCTGCTGACGTCGTGGTCGCTCTTGGCCGGAGCGGTGGTTAATCCAGAACAGGCGATGGGGATGCCCGGCTGTGACATCACCTGTGGTGACATGAAGGTGCCGTACCCGTTTGGCATGGGCGCCCCTAGCTGCTACTGGCCAGGGTTCAACCTCACCTGCGACCGCACCGGCAAGACTCCGCGGCTGCTGCTCGGGGATGGAAACCTCCAAGTCCAAGATCTTGACTTCGTGCAATCCTTGCTGTCCGTCACACACACAGGCGAGATAAAAACTGACGCTGGCGGCAGTGGCAGGTTAGGCGGTGGCCTGAGGGACGACGGGCCCTACATGCTGGCAGCTGACAGCGAGCTCGTTCTGACAGGCTGCAACGTGCGGGCGACACTCAAGGACGGCGGTGGTGCTACCATCAGCAGCTGCTCGTCGGTCTGCGAAGCCGGCCACGAACCAGTCACGTACGTGCCTTCGAGGCTCCAAGGCCAGATGCTGTGCACTACCATTGGATGCTGCCAGGCGGACATCGTAACGAAGAAGGTGGCGGCCGGACGGAAGCTTTCCTACGGCGTCCAGCTCGACTACTTTGGCGGGAATCGCACTGCTGACCTGGAGCGGCTGCCTGCGCGTGTGTTCGTCGCGACGAAGGGGTGGTTCAAGCAGCGCAGTGTCTCCGACGAGCTTTTGCAGACGAGCCGGCCACCGTCACAAAACGCGGTGGTGGTTCCAGTCTGGTTCACGTGGGAGGTCGTCGGCCATGGTGTGGAGCCTGACAGCAACGCGACCTCGGAAGTGTGCCCCGAGAATGCAGCCAGGAGCGTGTGCAGGAGCAACCACAGCGTCTGCTCCAAGGATGCAGGAGCAAGAGGATATACGTGCTACTGCAAGGGTGGTTACCAGGGGAATGCCTACGTCGCCGGCGGCTGCACAG ACATCGACGAATGCAAGGACCAAGAAGAGAACAGGTGCTACGGCGTTTGTATTAATACTGTGGGAGGGTACGAGTGCCTGTGCCCCGGTGGAACCCATGGTGACCCTTCCGTGCCTGGGAGCTGCTTTGCTTCCAATGCAG TTATTTTCTTTCGCAACTCTCAACCAGCTGCAGAAGACAACCTAGATtcacaaaaataa
- the LOC123396399 gene encoding uncharacterized protein LOC123396399, which translates to MYGNRLSREFTTGLKDFLVVANANKQKGFVICPCVDCKNQKGYSSSREVHLHLLRHGFMPSYNCWTKHGERGVIMEEDEEGDDFIDESYLAHFGDTFMEDAEGEGEGEGEEEARDETVDDLGRTIADARRRCETKKERENLDRMLEDHRKSLYPGCDDGLKKLGCTLDLLKWKAQAGVADSAFENLLKMLKNMFPKNNELPASTYEAKKVVCPLGLEVLKIHACINDCILYRGEYENLNECPVCTAFRYKIRGDDPGDDVEGEKPRKRVPAKVMWYAPIIPRLKRLFRNKEHAKLLRWHKEDRKSDGELRHTADGTQWRKIDREFKDFAADARNIRFGLSTDGMNPFGEQSSSHSTWPVTLCIYNLPPWLCMKRKFIMMPVLIQGPKQPGNDIDVYLRPLVDELLQLWGRPGVRVWDEHKEEEFDLRALLFVTINDWPALSNLSGLSNKGYNACMHCLHETESVHLPNCKKNVYLGHRRFLPKIHPVRKKGKHYNGKADHRPKPAERTGAEVFDMVKDLKVIFGKGPGGQSVPKGADGHAAMWKKKSIFWELEYWKVLEQRLKDPDDRHPEWFQGRASYALTKEEKVIFFECLSSMKVPSGFSSNIKGIINMAEKKFQNLKSHDCHVIMTQLLPIALRGLLPENKYVRNRARPEGSIAKGYGNEEVIEFCVDFVPDLKPIGLPRSRHEGRLSGKGTIGRKSTICMDGHSLTEAQHTVLTNSSLVAPYFEKHKNILRSDNPGKPESWIRKAHMETFGSWLRKHLMNDNDVVDQLYMLSKTPSSTITTFQGYEINGNTFYTIAQDKKSTNQNSGVRFDAATENGQKVTYYGYIEEIWELDYGPSFKVPLFRCKWFKLTGGGVKVDQQYGMTMVDFNNLGYLDEPFVLAKDVAQVFYVKDMSSKPRKRNDKKTISTSCDDPKRHIVLSGKRNIVGVEDKTDMSEDYNMFAEIPPFKVNTDPSIKLNDEDAPWIRHNHKQLPPPPARVEVGGPRPPRHLLCTDRLGSSSSKVLTD; encoded by the exons atgtacggtaaccgactctcccgcgagtttactacgggtttgaaagatttcctcgtagtggctaatgcgaacaagcagaagggttttgttatctgtccatgtgttgactgtaagaatcagaagggttactcttcctcaagagaagttcacctgcacctgcttcggcacggtttcatgccaagctataattgttggaccaagcatggagaaagaggggttataatggaagaagatgaagaaggggatgatttcatcgatgaaagctatcttgctcatttcggtgatactttcatggaggatgctgaaggtgaaggggaaggtgaaggtgaagaagaggcacgtgatgagaccgttgatgatcttggtcggaccattgctgatgcacggagacgctgcgaaactaaaaaggagagggagaatttggatcgcatgttagaggatcacagaaagtcgttgtaccccggatgcgatgatggtctgaaaaagctgggctgcacactggatttgctgaaatggaaggcacaggcaggtgtagctgactcggcatttgaaaacttgctgaaaatgttgaagaatatgtttccaaagaataacgagttgcccgccagtacgtacgaagcaaagaaggttgtctgccctctaggtttagaggttctgaagatacatgcatgcatcaacgactgcatcctctaccgcggtgaatacgagaatttgaatgaatgcccggtatgcactgcatttcgttataagatcagaggcgatgaccctggtgacgatgttgagggcgagaaacccaggaagagggttcccgccaaggtgatgtggtatgctcctataataccacggttgaaacgtctgttcaggaacaaagagcatgccaagttgttgcgatggcacaaagaggaccgtaagtcggacggggagttgagacacaccgcagatggaacgcaatggagaaagatcgacagagagttcaaagattttgcagctgacgcaaggaacataagatttggtctaagtacagatggcatgaatccttttggcgagcagagctccagccatagcacctggcccgtgactctatgcatctacaaccttcctccttggttgtgcatgaagcggaagttcattatgatgccagtgctcatccaaggtccgaagcaacccggcaacgacatcgatgtgtacctaaggccattagttgatgaacttttacagctgtggggcagacctggtgtccgtgtgtgggatgagcacaaagaagaggaatttgacctacgagcgttgcttttcgtaaccatcaacgattggcctgctcttagtaacctttcgggactttcaaataagggatacaatgcatgcatgcactgcttacatgagactgaaagtgtacatttgccaaattgtaagaagaacgtgtaccttgggcatcgtcgatttcttccgaaaattcatccagtaagaaagaaaggcaagcattacaacggcaaggcagatcaccggccgaagcctgcggaacgcactggtgctgaggtatttgatatggtcaaggatttgaaagtcatctttggaaagggtcctggcggacaatcagttccgaagggagctgacgggcacgcagccatgtggaagaagaaatctatattctgggagctagaatattggaaagtcctagaa caacgtttgaaagaccctgatgaccggcatccggaatggtttcaaggtcgtgccagctacgctctgaccaaagaagagaaggtcatcttttttgaatgcctgagcagtatgaaggtcccgtctggattctcgtccaatataaagggaataataaacatggcggagaaaaagttccaaaacctgaagtctcacgactgccacgtgattatgacgcaattgcttccgattgctttgagggggctcctgccggaaaat aaatatgttcgtaaccgtgctaggccagaaggaagcatcgccaagggctatggaaatgaggaggtaattgagttttgtgttgactttgttcctgaccttaagccgattggtcttcctcgatcgcggcacgaggggagactaagtggaaaaggcacaatcggaaggaaatcaacgatatgtatggacggccattctctgactgaagcacagcacactgtactgaccaattccagcttggtggctccgtactttgagaaacacaagaatattttacgctcggacaacccggggaagcctgaatcctggattaggaaggcccacatggagactttcggcagttggttgagaaaacatttaatgaatgacaatgatgttgtagatcagctgtacatgttgtccaagacaccatcttcgactataacgactttccaagggtacgagataaatgggaatacattttacacgatcgcccaagataaaaagagcaccaaccaaaacagtggtgtccgctttgatgcagcaaccgagaatgggcaaaaggtcacatattatggttacatagaggagatatgggaacttgactatggaccctcctttaaggtccctttgttccggtgcaaatggttcaagctaacaggaggtggggtaaaggtggaccagcaatacggaatgacaatggtggatttcaacaatcttggttaccttgacgaaccattcgtcctagcgaaagatgtcgctcaggttttctatgtgaaggacatgagtagcaaaccgaggaaacggaatgataagaaaacgatcagtacatcatgcgatgatccaaagcgccacattgttctttcagggaaaagaaacatcgtgggagtggaggacaagacagacatgtcagaagattataatatgtttgctgaaattccgcccttcaaagtgaacaccgacccaagcattaagttaaatgatgaggatgctccatggatacgACACAATCAtaagcaa CTCCCCCCGCCGCCCGCCAGGGTTGAGGTCGGCGGGCCACGGCCGCCGCGCCATCTTCTCTGCACTG atAGACTAGGCTCCTCCAGCAGCAAGGTGCTCACAGACTAG